Proteins from a genomic interval of Gossypium hirsutum isolate 1008001.06 chromosome A09, Gossypium_hirsutum_v2.1, whole genome shotgun sequence:
- the LOC107890003 gene encoding uncharacterized protein, protein MGSYETKISRCSKNKTCTPTSSAKEFDIPEMKTGESVNEYLTRTLVIVNKMKTNGENKIDAEVVSNILRSMTSKFNYVMYSIEESKETSILTIDELQSSFLMHEQRINMTSLTEEAQELKISFEE, encoded by the coding sequence ATGGGATCCTATGAAACCAAAATTTCAAGGTGCAGCAAGAATAAAACATGCACACCTACAAGCTCTGCAAAGGAATTTGACATTCCTGAAATGAAGACTGGTGAATCTGTCAATGAATATTTGACTCGAACTCTCGTAATAGTCAACAAGATGAAAACAAATGGTGAGAACAAGATAGATGCTGAAGTGGTCTCAAATATTCTGAGATCAATGACTTCCAAGTTTAACTATGTTATGTATTCCATTGAGGAATCTAAAGAAACAAGCATATTGACTATTGATGAATTACAGAGTAGCTTTTTGATGCATGAGCAACGCATCAACATGACTTCTTTAACTGAAGAAGCACAAGAGTTGAAAATTTCTTTTGAGGAATAG
- the LOC107890002 gene encoding uncharacterized mitochondrial protein AtMg00810-like, with amino-acid sequence MKMIIVSLYIDDLIVSSNDEQTIIEFRNSMKNEFDMTNLGRMRYFLGIEVLQKSDGIFINQNKYASDVLKHFGMDKSNFVQVPLAPGFKFSKDEDGVKVDKTYYKQVVKRALRYLKGTTKFGIFYKKGGEDELVAYTDSDYVEDTKDRKSTSGYVFLLSSGAISWSSKKQPVVSLSTIEVEFVATTLCAFQAVWLQRVMGVKTIKYNFL; translated from the exons ATGAAAATGATAATTGTTAGTTTGTATATTGATGATCTCATTGTTTCTAGTAATGATGAGCAGACAATAATTGAGTTTAGAAATTCTATGAAGAATGAATTTGACATGACAAATCTTGGGAGAATGAGGTATTTTCTTGGTATTGAAGTCTTGCAAAAATCTGATGGCATTTTTATCAATCAAAATAAGTATGCATCAGATGTGCTAAAACATTTCGGAATGGATAAGAGTAATTTCGTTCAGGTTCCATTAGCCCCTGGGTTCAAGTTTTCAAAGGATGAAGATGGAGTTAAAGTGGATAAGACTTACTACAAGCAA GTGGTGAAACGAGCTTTGAGATACTTGAAGGGTACCACTAAGTTTGGAATCTTCTATAAGAAGGGAGGAGAAGATGAACTTGTTGCTTACACTGATAGCGACTATGTTGAAGATACAAAAGATAGAAAGAGTACCTCTGGTTATGTGTTTTTATTAAGCTCGGGAGCAATTTCATGGTCCTCTAAAAAGCAACCAGTAGTTAGTTTGTCCACCATAGAAGTTGAATTTGTTGCTACAACATTATGTGCATTTCAAGCAGTATGGTTACAAAGGGTGATGGGAGTCAAAACCATCAAATATAACTTCCTATGA
- the LOC107888898 gene encoding CMP-sialic acid transporter 2, which translates to MIVEETDIKLNFGIAISMVMKYADNIVKVYSTSVAMLLTAVVSVFLFGFNLTLAFFLGATQVTEIPFNNFLYCWNKS; encoded by the exons ATGATAGTAGAAGAAACTGATATAAAGTTGAACTT TGGAATTGCTATATCAATGGTAATGAAATATGCAGACAATATTGTGAAG GTCTATTCTACTTCAGTGGCAATGCTTCTCACTGCCGTTGTTTCAGTGTTTCTGTTCGGCTTCAATCTTACCCTTGCTTTCTTCCTCGGTGCTAC TCAGGTGACCGAGATTCCgtttaacaattttctttattGCTGGAACAAGTCTTAA